From a region of the Hippopotamus amphibius kiboko isolate mHipAmp2 chromosome 3, mHipAmp2.hap2, whole genome shotgun sequence genome:
- the RNF2 gene encoding E3 ubiquitin-protein ligase RING2 isoform X2, translating into MSQAVQTNGTQPLSKTWELSLYELQRTPQEAITDGLEIVVSPRSLHSELMCPICLDMLKNTMTTKECLHRFCADCIITALRSGNKECPTCRKKLVSKRSLRPDPNFDALISKIYPSRDEYEAHQERVLARINKHNNQQALSHSIEEGLKIQAMNRLQRGKKQQIENGSGAEDNGDSSHCSNASTHSNQEAGPSNKRTKTSDDSGLELDNNNATVAIDPVMDGASEIELVFRPHPTLMEKDDSAQTRYIKTSGNATVDHLSKYLAVRLALEELRSKGESNQMNLDTASEKQYTIYIATASGQFTVLNGSFSLELVSEKYWKVNKPMELYYAPTKEHK; encoded by the exons ATGTCTCAGGCTGTGCAGACAAATGGAACTCAGCCATTAAGCAAAACATGGGAACTCAGTTTATATGAATTACAACGAACACCTCAG GAGGCAATAACGGATGGTTTAGAAATTGTGGTTTCACCTCGAAGTCTACACAGTGAATTAATGTGCCCAATTTGCTTGGATATGTTGAAGAATACCATGACTACAAAAGAGTGTTTACATCGTTTTTGTGCAGACTGCATTATCACAGCCCTCAGAAGTGG caataaagAATGCCCTACCTGTCGGAAAAAGCTAGTTTCCAAAAGATCACTAAGACCAGACCCAAACTTTGATGCACTCATCAGCAAAATTTATCCAAGTCGTGATGAGTATGAAGCTCATCAAGAAAGAGTATTAGCCAGGATCAACAAGCACAATAATCAGCAAGCGCTCAGTCACAGCATTGAGGAAGGACTGAAGATACAGGCCATGAACAG aTTACAGCGAGGCAAGAAACAACAGATTGAAAATGGTAGTGGAGCAGAAGACAATGGAGACAGTTCTCACTGTAGTAATGCATCCACACATAGCAATCAGGAGGCAGGACCTAGTAACAAACGTACCAAAACATCTGATGATTCCGGGCTTGAGCTTGATAATAACAATGCAACAGTGGCAATTGATCCAGTAATGGATGGCGCtagtgaaattgaattagtaTTCAGGCCTCATCCCACACTTATGGAGAAAGATGACAGTGCACAGACAAG atatataaaGACTTCAGGTAATGCCACTGTTGATCACTTATCCAAGTATCTGGCTGTGAGGTTAGCTTTAGAAGAACTTCGAAGCAAAGGAGAATCAAACCAGATGAACCTTGATACAGCCAGTGAGAAGCAGTATACCATTTACATAGCAACAGCCAGTGGCCAGTTCACT gtgttaaaTGGCTCTTTTTCTTTGGAATTGGTCAGTGAGAAATACTGGAAGGTGAACAAACCCATGGAACTTTATTACGCACCCACAAAGGAGCACAAATGA
- the RNF2 gene encoding E3 ubiquitin-protein ligase RING2 isoform X1, which produces MSQAVQTNGTQPLSKTWELSLYELQRTPQVEFNFKVMLLQEAITDGLEIVVSPRSLHSELMCPICLDMLKNTMTTKECLHRFCADCIITALRSGNKECPTCRKKLVSKRSLRPDPNFDALISKIYPSRDEYEAHQERVLARINKHNNQQALSHSIEEGLKIQAMNRLQRGKKQQIENGSGAEDNGDSSHCSNASTHSNQEAGPSNKRTKTSDDSGLELDNNNATVAIDPVMDGASEIELVFRPHPTLMEKDDSAQTRYIKTSGNATVDHLSKYLAVRLALEELRSKGESNQMNLDTASEKQYTIYIATASGQFTVLNGSFSLELVSEKYWKVNKPMELYYAPTKEHK; this is translated from the exons ATGTCTCAGGCTGTGCAGACAAATGGAACTCAGCCATTAAGCAAAACATGGGAACTCAGTTTATATGAATTACAACGAACACCTCAG gtagaatttaattttaaagtgatgCTTTTACAGGAGGCAATAACGGATGGTTTAGAAATTGTGGTTTCACCTCGAAGTCTACACAGTGAATTAATGTGCCCAATTTGCTTGGATATGTTGAAGAATACCATGACTACAAAAGAGTGTTTACATCGTTTTTGTGCAGACTGCATTATCACAGCCCTCAGAAGTGG caataaagAATGCCCTACCTGTCGGAAAAAGCTAGTTTCCAAAAGATCACTAAGACCAGACCCAAACTTTGATGCACTCATCAGCAAAATTTATCCAAGTCGTGATGAGTATGAAGCTCATCAAGAAAGAGTATTAGCCAGGATCAACAAGCACAATAATCAGCAAGCGCTCAGTCACAGCATTGAGGAAGGACTGAAGATACAGGCCATGAACAG aTTACAGCGAGGCAAGAAACAACAGATTGAAAATGGTAGTGGAGCAGAAGACAATGGAGACAGTTCTCACTGTAGTAATGCATCCACACATAGCAATCAGGAGGCAGGACCTAGTAACAAACGTACCAAAACATCTGATGATTCCGGGCTTGAGCTTGATAATAACAATGCAACAGTGGCAATTGATCCAGTAATGGATGGCGCtagtgaaattgaattagtaTTCAGGCCTCATCCCACACTTATGGAGAAAGATGACAGTGCACAGACAAG atatataaaGACTTCAGGTAATGCCACTGTTGATCACTTATCCAAGTATCTGGCTGTGAGGTTAGCTTTAGAAGAACTTCGAAGCAAAGGAGAATCAAACCAGATGAACCTTGATACAGCCAGTGAGAAGCAGTATACCATTTACATAGCAACAGCCAGTGGCCAGTTCACT gtgttaaaTGGCTCTTTTTCTTTGGAATTGGTCAGTGAGAAATACTGGAAGGTGAACAAACCCATGGAACTTTATTACGCACCCACAAAGGAGCACAAATGA
- the RNF2 gene encoding E3 ubiquitin-protein ligase RING2 isoform X3 — MSQAVQTNGTQPLSKTWELSLYELQRTPQVEFNFKVMLLQEAITDGLEIVVSPRSLHSELMCPICLDMLKNTMTTKECLHRFCADCIITALRSGNKECPTCRKKLVSKRSLRPDPNFDALISKIYPSRDEYEAHQERVLARINKHNNQQALSHSIEEGLKIQAMNRLQRGKKQQIENGSGAEDNGDSSHCSNASTHSNQEAGPSNKRTKTSDDSGLELDNNNATVAIDPVMDGASEIELVFRPHPTLMEKDDSAQTRYIKTSGNATVDHLSKYLAVRLALEELRSKGESNQMNLDTASEKQYTIYIATASGQFT; from the exons ATGTCTCAGGCTGTGCAGACAAATGGAACTCAGCCATTAAGCAAAACATGGGAACTCAGTTTATATGAATTACAACGAACACCTCAG gtagaatttaattttaaagtgatgCTTTTACAGGAGGCAATAACGGATGGTTTAGAAATTGTGGTTTCACCTCGAAGTCTACACAGTGAATTAATGTGCCCAATTTGCTTGGATATGTTGAAGAATACCATGACTACAAAAGAGTGTTTACATCGTTTTTGTGCAGACTGCATTATCACAGCCCTCAGAAGTGG caataaagAATGCCCTACCTGTCGGAAAAAGCTAGTTTCCAAAAGATCACTAAGACCAGACCCAAACTTTGATGCACTCATCAGCAAAATTTATCCAAGTCGTGATGAGTATGAAGCTCATCAAGAAAGAGTATTAGCCAGGATCAACAAGCACAATAATCAGCAAGCGCTCAGTCACAGCATTGAGGAAGGACTGAAGATACAGGCCATGAACAG aTTACAGCGAGGCAAGAAACAACAGATTGAAAATGGTAGTGGAGCAGAAGACAATGGAGACAGTTCTCACTGTAGTAATGCATCCACACATAGCAATCAGGAGGCAGGACCTAGTAACAAACGTACCAAAACATCTGATGATTCCGGGCTTGAGCTTGATAATAACAATGCAACAGTGGCAATTGATCCAGTAATGGATGGCGCtagtgaaattgaattagtaTTCAGGCCTCATCCCACACTTATGGAGAAAGATGACAGTGCACAGACAAG atatataaaGACTTCAGGTAATGCCACTGTTGATCACTTATCCAAGTATCTGGCTGTGAGGTTAGCTTTAGAAGAACTTCGAAGCAAAGGAGAATCAAACCAGATGAACCTTGATACAGCCAGTGAGAAGCAGTATACCATTTACATAGCAACAGCCAGTGGCCAGTTCACT